In Paenibacillus phoenicis, one genomic interval encodes:
- a CDS encoding polysaccharide deacetylase, which produces MKQKKISGRMLVRMLLLTLVLIAAICTPLGFQHKGLPEVKALAMKEQAAGGTATHKVNFAAPAPQKLEPVHTSAIGSAGASAALAASQTKKAETLQENQKEVQGKTVYLTFDDGPSPHTDQVLEILREEEVTATFFVLGEQAKRYPEKIRRIVDGGHALGNHTYNHDYDALYDSFGQFWKQIKATEEVLREITGTRTALVRAPGGTYGHFDKTYFNLLEQGGYKVFDWNVDSGDSKRKGVPANEIVANVKNAKLQDQVIVLMHDGGGHEQTVKALPEIIHYYKKLGYEFRTLSAEQKPVQFSLDPQVGKKKNRPAPSAEWIASNVVPNAALFEPELPLTVEAGGLQTRLAPGEYELRDGQYVAPVRMVMERLGAEVYWSEATQSAFINWGDAYIVADTRRGVLTAVRQDGTNAEWEVTFDRKAQALWIPLRPLLEALGHPIVGVVSTAGERRVSAL; this is translated from the coding sequence ATGAAACAAAAAAAGATTTCCGGACGAATGCTGGTTCGTATGCTGCTGCTTACGTTGGTGCTGATCGCTGCGATCTGCACGCCGCTCGGCTTCCAGCACAAGGGCTTGCCCGAAGTCAAAGCCCTGGCCATGAAAGAACAAGCCGCGGGGGGAACCGCGACGCATAAAGTGAATTTCGCTGCACCTGCACCCCAGAAGTTGGAACCCGTCCATACGTCGGCCATAGGCTCGGCTGGCGCATCGGCGGCTTTGGCAGCGTCTCAGACGAAGAAGGCGGAGACGCTGCAAGAAAACCAAAAGGAAGTGCAAGGCAAGACCGTTTATTTGACGTTTGATGACGGACCTAGCCCGCATACGGATCAAGTACTGGAGATTTTGCGGGAAGAAGAGGTGACCGCTACCTTTTTCGTGCTTGGCGAGCAGGCCAAACGTTATCCAGAGAAGATCCGGCGAATCGTCGACGGCGGCCATGCCCTCGGGAATCATACGTATAACCATGATTACGACGCGTTGTACGACAGCTTCGGCCAATTCTGGAAGCAGATCAAGGCAACGGAAGAGGTGCTGCGGGAGATCACGGGAACACGTACGGCGTTGGTTCGTGCGCCGGGCGGGACGTACGGTCATTTTGACAAGACGTATTTCAACCTGCTGGAGCAGGGTGGGTATAAAGTGTTCGACTGGAATGTGGACAGCGGCGATTCCAAGCGCAAAGGCGTTCCGGCAAATGAGATTGTAGCCAACGTCAAGAACGCGAAGCTGCAGGACCAAGTGATTGTGTTGATGCATGATGGAGGCGGGCATGAGCAGACCGTCAAGGCGCTTCCGGAAATTATTCATTACTATAAAAAACTAGGTTACGAGTTTCGTACATTATCTGCGGAGCAAAAGCCCGTTCAATTTTCGCTGGATCCTCAGGTAGGCAAGAAAAAGAACCGTCCAGCGCCTTCCGCCGAATGGATCGCGTCCAACGTCGTTCCGAATGCGGCTTTGTTTGAACCGGAGCTGCCGCTCACCGTGGAGGCCGGCGGCTTGCAAACGCGCCTTGCGCCGGGGGAATACGAGCTGCGTGACGGCCAGTATGTGGCTCCTGTCCGTATGGTGATGGAGCGGCTGGGAGCTGAGGTCTATTGGAGCGAGGCGACGCAAAGCGCCTTCATCAACTGGGGGGACGCCTACATCGTAGCGGATACACGGCGCGGAGTGCTGACCGCCGTACGCCAAGACGGGACGAATGCGGAATGGGAAGTGACGTTTGACCGCAAGGCACAAGCATTATGGATTCCACTGCGTCCGCTCTTGGAGGCGTTAGGTCATCCGATCGTCGGGGTCGTCTCGACCGCTGGGGAACGACGGGTCTCGGCACTCTAG